The genomic interval TCGGCCTTTACGTGCTGCAGGGCCATATTATAGCCACCTGCAAAGCCGTCATTGGCAGGATTCTGAATAATCTTAACTTCCGGGAAATTAGCACGCACGAACGCCACGCTATCATCTGTCGAAGCATTATCTGCCACATACAATTGCAGATTCCCGTAAGTGGAACTGCACACCGAAGGCAGGAACTTTTCCAGAAAACTACGTCCATTCCAATTCAAAATAACAACAGCTACCGATGGTAATACAGACAAAAGCAACTCTTTACGCGTGAATAATAATTTTTGCGTTACAAATATGCAACAAATTATAATAGCTTCGGAGCACCTTACTTACACTAATAACGGTTTATGCTTAATTTAGATGCCAGTATGTTTAAACAGGTCATAGGCTGGAAGTTTGTGCTTGTATCTACCGCGGTGATCATCATTGTGGGTACGATCTGGTACGTAAGCAGCATCGCCGGCAAACTGGAAGAAGAAGAAACAAAAAAAGTGGCTACCTGGGTGGCCGCCAACCGCGAATTGCTCCAGGCTTCCAACGAAGCAAACCTCAACCTGGCCGTCGAGATCATTACAAATAATACCAGCATTCCCGTTATTATCACCAATGAAAACGGTCACATTATAGACTCCCGTAACCTGGACACCACCAGGCTTTCGCGCAATCCCCAATACATGGAAGAAGAACTGGCCACTTTCAAGAACCAGCACCCTCCTTTCATTATGGAGATCGATGCAAAAAATAACCTTTACAATTATATTTATTACGGCGATTCCCTTATTCTCAAACAGGTACGCTATTACCCTTATATACAACTTATCGTGGTAGCCCTGTTCATCAGCATTGTGCTGGTAGCGCTCTCCACTTCCAACCGCGCCGTCCAGAACCTTCTGTGGGTGGGAATGGCCAAAGAAACAGCCCACCAGCTGGGCACTCCCCTCTCCTCCATAGAGGCCTGGATAGAGATCCTCAAGGACAATGAGGCCAATGAACTGGTTGCAACAGAACTGCGGAAAGACGTGGACAGGCTGAAACTCATCTCCGAACGTTTCTCCAAAATAGGCAGTGTACCACAATTGGAAGAACGGGATGTGGTGAGCCAGGTGGAAGCAATGGTGACCTACATCCGGAAAAGAGCACCGCAGAAAGTAGTGCTTACTATGCACTGCCAGGAACATGAGATCCCCTCTATGATCTCCCCCCAATTATTTGACTGGGTCATTGAAAACCTGCTGAAAAATGCCCTGGACGCCATGGAAGGGAAAGGCACCATTGATATTTATATCGAAAATCATCCGGCCAATATTGTTATAGACATCACCGACAGTGGAAAAGGCATCCCGAAAGCCAATTTTGAAAAAGTCTTCAAACCCGGGTTCAGTACCAAAAAAAGAGGTTGGGGACTGGGACTTTCACTGGCAAAACGTATTATAGAAGAGTATCATAAAGGCAGGCTGACAGTGCGTTCATCCGAGCTTAACAAGGGAACTACCTTCAGGATCCTGCTGAGAAAATGACAATAGTTATTAATTAAATTTGTTCATTATCAAAAAGCGCTTAAATTTGCACCCACTTCAGACCTGCGGAGGTGGCGAAATTGGTAGACGCGCTACTTTGAGGTGGTAGTGCCTGAAAGGGCTTGGGAGTTCGAATCTCCTCTTCCGCACAAAAACGGAGAAGAATTAATTTCTTCTCCGTTTTTCTTTTTATAAATGATCCCGTACCATTAAAGATCCAGGTCTATACTCACCACCGGCGTCAACACCGCCTTTTCAAAATCCAAAAGCAGATCGAGGCTGTCGAGCTTTTCCCGGGGATCTGCAATAACAGCTCCCACAAGCTGCTGAAACCGTGCTACAAGTATTGCTATTGTTTCGGGTAAAAACAGGTCTGAATTATATTCTACTTCACAGCTCAAAGTATCTCCTCTCTGATAAAAATTGAAAACAAGCGGAAAACGGCTTACACTTTGCATAAGCGGACGACGTTTAATGATCGCATCGCCAAAACCGCGGATGTCTTCCACGGCCGTACCCTTGCTTTGTAAAACTATCAACACATCAAAAAGGCTTTGCCTGCCCGATATGTAGGGATACTCCTGGTATGCAAACCCATTCAACACTACTGTCCTGACTTTTTGCAAGAGCTGCAGGAAATTGTCATCCTTTTCAAAAGTTGTGCGCAGGGCAAGTGTGTTTATATATAATCCTATCTGGTTCTCCAGGTAGGGATGTTCCCTGCCTGCAACCGGAGTGCCGATGCAGATATCCCGCTCACCACTTTCCCTAAAGAATAAGGCATTCATACCAGCCAGCAAAGCCATAAACAGGGTTGCATTGTGCGCTGATGCAAGCCCGGTCAGCCCTGAAGCAATGGTGCTTTCAAGTTCAAAATGTACCATTGCCCCGTTAAAAGATGTTTGCACCGGCACTTCTTTATCCGCTTTTAATATTGGATGCGGATCTGCATTCTCAAACTGTCTGGACCAATATTGCTGATGTTTTTCAAATTGCCCCTTCTTAAGCCGCTCCAACAACCACATCGTATAGTCCTTATATTGAACCGGAAGTTGTGGCAGCTCAATACCCTTACCTTTATCATATTCATGGTATAAGCCTGTAACTTCGTTCAATAACACATCTAAAGACCAGCCGTCGGCCACTATGTGATGCAGCACAAGTATCAATATACTCCTGTTGTCAC from Chitinophaga filiformis carries:
- a CDS encoding sensor histidine kinase encodes the protein MLNLDASMFKQVIGWKFVLVSTAVIIIVGTIWYVSSIAGKLEEEETKKVATWVAANRELLQASNEANLNLAVEIITNNTSIPVIITNENGHIIDSRNLDTTRLSRNPQYMEEELATFKNQHPPFIMEIDAKNNLYNYIYYGDSLILKQVRYYPYIQLIVVALFISIVLVALSTSNRAVQNLLWVGMAKETAHQLGTPLSSIEAWIEILKDNEANELVATELRKDVDRLKLISERFSKIGSVPQLEERDVVSQVEAMVTYIRKRAPQKVVLTMHCQEHEIPSMISPQLFDWVIENLLKNALDAMEGKGTIDIYIENHPANIVIDITDSGKGIPKANFEKVFKPGFSTKKRGWGLGLSLAKRIIEEYHKGRLTVRSSELNKGTTFRILLRK